From Roseateles sp. SL47:
TGACGTCGCCCACATACCAACGCAGCCAGGCCATGTCCCGGCCTATCGTGGCAATGGCCACCTCGGCCAGGAAGATCAGCAGGGCCGCTGCAGCGTAGGCGGCGCTGAATCGCCAGGACGACCTGGCTGTTGTCGGCAAGCGGCGCTTGCGGGGAGGGGGGGAGTCAGCCGCAGACGCCGGCTCAAGGGCAGGAATGGTGTTGTTCATTCGGCGCAGCGTAGTCCCGCACGGTGAGCTCACTGTGAAGTCCCCAGGAGTGCCCGTGGGCTAAGGTTCTCACCAGGTCTTTCCCCGCTTACATCCCTGCCGACTGCTGTAGCCGGGGCCGCCGCCAGGCCTCGCTGCGCCCACCACGGCACGCCGGTCCAGCCCCATCCCGCCTGCCTCGCAGCGCTGATTCACCCCGTTTCAAACAAACACGCCTCTCATATGAAAGCGCTTTCACAATTTCTCATTCTTGTCTAGGATGGCAGCCGCTGGAGAATGCCGCAGCCGGACGCGTGTCGCAGAACGCTCGCCGGCTGCCCCGATCGGTGCCCTCCCGCCCATCAACACCTCTTGGAGACATCAATGGGACATCAGAACCGCTTTGAAGTGCCGGGGATGCTGCGCACGGTCGCCTTCGGCCTGCTGGTTGCCGCCAGCGCCCAGGCCTCGGCCAGCGTCACCAATCCGACCATCGGCCGCCTGCTGTGGTCGGAAGAGTTCAATGGCAGTGCCTTGAACACCGGCGTGTGGAGAACCTACGACGGCAACGGCTGCCAGATCAACCTCTGCGGCTACGGCAATGCGGAGCTGGAGTACTACAGCCCCAACAACCTCTCCATTGCAGACGTTCCGTTTGAGCCCGGCACCCGGGCGCTGGCCATTCGTGCGCAGCGGCAGACGGTGGGGAGCAACCAGTTCACCTCCGGCAAGGTGGACACCTACGGCAAGGTGCAGATCCAGTACGGGATGGTTGAGATCCGGATGGCCTCGCCGTCCGTCACCACCGGCCTGTGGCCGGCCGCATGGATGCTGGGCACCAGCCCGCAGACCTGGCCGCGCAATGGCGAGATCGACATCATGGAGCAGGGCCATCGCGCCTCGGCGTGGTCCGCCGCCGGTGCGTCGTCCCCCGACTATTACGTCGGCGCCAACGTCATCACCTGGAGTCAGGCGGCCTGCGTCCCCGGCAATGAGTCATGCGCCGCGTCCACCGCCTGGCAGACCAAAAACTGGTACAAGCCGCAGGCCACGCTGGCCAACCGCTTTGTCAAATACCGCCTCTACTGGACCGACAGCCAGATGCGCTTCACCGTCATCGACAACGACGGTGAACATGACATGTACAACGCGCCGCTGCCGGTGAACTCCACATCACTGCAAGCCCCGTTCTATCTGCTGCTGAACCTGGCCGTGGGGGGCAATTTCACCGATGCTGCCACGCCTTCGCAGGTCACCGCAGCACTGCCTGCCACGATGTATGTGGACTACATCCGCGTCTACGAGCTGGACGGCAAGGGCGAGGTGAAGCTGGGCAGCCAGGTGGTGCCGGAGGTCGGCAAGTTCGGTGTGTTCACCGACACCACCACGGTGAACAACAAGCTGGTGGCCGGCACTTCGTCCGACATCTTCCTGTGGAACAGCGCCTCCTCCGGCGCCGGCAACATCGCGCCGTTTGAGGGCAGCAACGTGATGGCCTGGAGCTACAACGCGCCGGGCCAGTGGTTTGGCGGCAGCGTCCAGTCTCGCCAGATTCGGGACCTCACCAACTTCCGCAATGGCACGGTGAAGTTCCGTATCAAGATCCCGGC
This genomic window contains:
- a CDS encoding glycoside hydrolase family 16 protein: MGHQNRFEVPGMLRTVAFGLLVAASAQASASVTNPTIGRLLWSEEFNGSALNTGVWRTYDGNGCQINLCGYGNAELEYYSPNNLSIADVPFEPGTRALAIRAQRQTVGSNQFTSGKVDTYGKVQIQYGMVEIRMASPSVTTGLWPAAWMLGTSPQTWPRNGEIDIMEQGHRASAWSAAGASSPDYYVGANVITWSQAACVPGNESCAASTAWQTKNWYKPQATLANRFVKYRLYWTDSQMRFTVIDNDGEHDMYNAPLPVNSTSLQAPFYLLLNLAVGGNFTDAATPSQVTAALPATMYVDYIRVYELDGKGEVKLGSQVVPEVGKFGVFTDTTTVNNKLVAGTSSDIFLWNSASSGAGNIAPFEGSNVMAWSYNAPGQWFGGSVQSRQIRDLTNFRNGTVKFRIKIPADVSFNIGIGDTYTNQSWVNFPPNTTTYGLVRNGDWATATIPVSTLIGTKVALQSIADIFMISSDANRFPTSTFQFAIDDVVWDSGTTSQDPPTQPTPAGISQPTSTSVKFSEPTGTWADVHYTVNGGGQLNVRMQKEGSGNAYTVSGLKTGDVVRYSFTYWDPSRNAAYDTALQSYTLK